In Corallococcus caeni, the following are encoded in one genomic region:
- the nrfD gene encoding NrfD/PsrC family molybdoenzyme membrane anchor subunit — protein sequence MSTADPQVPAPGDPLAEHPILEGRHSDRAYSESLLAFVHRPAGRTWWVMLGFGLAGTALLTVAICVTLFVGVGTWGNNIPVAWAFGITNFVWWIGIGHAGTLISAILLLFQEKWRGSINRFAEAMTLFAVTCAGLFPLLHLGRPWKFYWLVPYPSSLRAWPQFRSPLTWDIAAVGTYLTVSLLFWFVGLIPDLATARDTAKTPRARFWYGVASLGWRGSARHWRQWRTGYLLLAGLATPLVVSVHTIVSFDFAVAQLPGWHTTIFPPYFVAGAVFSGFALVLTLLIPARKALGIEHVVTPLHLDNMAKVLLATGWMVTYGYVQEHFFAWFSANPFEMHATQAEFFGPYAPLFWMQIFCNVGVPQLFWFSRLRTNVAVLWVAALLINVGMWTERFLIVVASLSMDFLPSSWAAYRPTWVDWSLLGGTVAFFGTAFLLFLKYVPAVSVSEMKELQREVDASLQFRREQGTRPGGAP from the coding sequence ATGAGCACGGCCGACCCGCAGGTGCCCGCGCCCGGGGATCCGCTCGCCGAGCACCCGATATTGGAAGGGCGCCACTCCGACCGCGCCTACAGCGAGTCGCTGCTGGCCTTCGTGCACCGCCCCGCGGGCCGGACCTGGTGGGTGATGCTGGGCTTCGGGCTGGCCGGGACCGCGCTGCTGACGGTGGCCATCTGCGTCACCCTCTTCGTGGGCGTGGGGACGTGGGGCAACAACATCCCGGTGGCGTGGGCGTTCGGCATCACGAACTTCGTGTGGTGGATCGGCATTGGCCACGCGGGGACGCTCATCAGCGCCATCCTGCTGCTGTTCCAGGAGAAGTGGCGCGGCTCCATCAACCGCTTCGCGGAGGCGATGACGCTCTTCGCGGTGACGTGCGCGGGGCTCTTCCCGCTGCTGCACCTGGGGCGGCCGTGGAAGTTCTACTGGCTGGTGCCGTATCCCAGCAGTCTGCGGGCGTGGCCGCAGTTCCGCTCGCCGCTGACGTGGGACATCGCGGCGGTGGGGACGTACCTCACGGTGTCGCTGCTGTTCTGGTTCGTGGGGCTGATTCCAGACCTGGCCACGGCGCGCGACACGGCGAAGACGCCCCGCGCGCGCTTCTGGTACGGGGTGGCGAGCCTGGGGTGGCGCGGCTCGGCGCGGCACTGGCGGCAGTGGCGCACGGGCTACCTGCTGCTGGCGGGGCTGGCCACGCCGCTGGTGGTGAGCGTGCACACCATCGTGTCCTTCGACTTCGCGGTGGCGCAGCTGCCGGGCTGGCACACGACCATCTTCCCGCCGTACTTCGTCGCGGGCGCGGTGTTCAGCGGCTTCGCGCTGGTGCTCACGCTGCTCATCCCCGCGCGCAAGGCGCTGGGCATCGAGCACGTGGTGACGCCGCTGCACCTGGACAACATGGCGAAGGTGCTGCTCGCGACGGGGTGGATGGTGACGTACGGCTACGTCCAGGAGCACTTCTTCGCCTGGTTCAGCGCGAACCCCTTCGAGATGCACGCCACGCAGGCCGAGTTCTTCGGGCCGTACGCGCCGCTGTTCTGGATGCAGATCTTCTGCAACGTGGGGGTGCCGCAGCTGTTCTGGTTCTCCCGGCTGCGCACGAACGTGGCGGTGCTGTGGGTGGCGGCGCTGCTCATCAACGTGGGGATGTGGACGGAGCGCTTCCTCATCGTGGTGGCGTCGCTGAGCATGGACTTCCTGCCGTCGTCCTGGGCGGCGTACCGGCCCACGTGGGTGGACTGGAGCCTGCTGGGCGGCACGGTGGCGTTCTTCGGCACGGCGTTCCTGCTGTTCCTCAAGTACGTGCCGGCCGTGTCCGTGAGCGAGATGAAGGAACTCCAGCGCGAGGTGGACGCGTCGCTCCAGTTCCGGCGCGAGCAGGGCACCCGGCCCGGCGGTGCGCCATGA
- a CDS encoding cytochrome c3 family protein: MAPLFRPGTDSVLRAFIALALGVPAVSLAGLLLLARNPLGRGSFTPHEQPLPFDHRHHVGDEGIPCGYCHEGAWRSPVAGVPPTQRCLGCHAQVWNESARLEPVRASGFDGTPLPWNRVHALPDYVWFSHQIHVNKGVGCVTCHGRVDTMPAVQQVAPLTMGWCLDCHRDPTPWLRPVSEVANLTWRPPGDARETGRAVQAALDVHPRTDCNTCHF; encoded by the coding sequence ATGGCTCCGCTGTTCCGCCCCGGGACTGACTCGGTGCTTCGGGCGTTCATCGCCCTGGCCTTGGGTGTGCCCGCGGTGTCGTTGGCGGGGCTGCTGCTGCTCGCGCGCAATCCCCTGGGACGCGGTTCGTTCACGCCCCACGAGCAGCCCCTGCCGTTCGACCACCGGCACCACGTGGGCGACGAAGGCATCCCGTGCGGCTACTGCCATGAGGGCGCGTGGCGTTCGCCGGTGGCGGGCGTGCCGCCCACGCAGCGCTGCCTGGGGTGCCACGCGCAGGTGTGGAACGAGAGCGCGCGCCTGGAGCCGGTGCGTGCCAGCGGCTTCGACGGCACGCCGCTCCCGTGGAACCGGGTGCACGCGCTGCCGGACTACGTCTGGTTCAGCCATCAGATCCACGTGAACAAGGGCGTGGGCTGCGTCACCTGCCACGGGCGCGTGGACACCATGCCGGCGGTGCAGCAGGTGGCGCCCCTCACCATGGGCTGGTGCCTGGACTGTCACCGCGACCCGACGCCGTGGCTGCGCCCCGTGTCCGAGGTCGCGAACCTCACCTGGCGCCCTCCTGGCGACGCGCGGGAGACAGGCCGCGCCGTGCAGGCCGCGCTCGACGTGCACCCCCGGACGGATTGCAACACATGCCACTTCTGA
- a CDS encoding TAT-variant-translocated molybdopterin oxidoreductase, whose translation MPLLTDPPAPPAVPDAPGTDAVRAWRSLEEWHAGGPVHEAVSREHPPGATLPPEGLARRTFLQLATASLAAAGFSGCFRQPPEKILPYSQPPEGLTPGVPLHFATGLEWNGRTVGLVVESHEGRPTKVEGNPLHPASLGAAGVFEQAALLGLYDPARAKTARLNGVEAAWSTVRDALRKQAEREDGGAGLRFLVEPTGSPLVQALYARIQERFPRARIIPCGAALADGRREGTRLAYGRVLDVVHDVGRAVVVALDDDFLSTSQPGNLRAARDFVRARKPEAMNRLWVAESTLTVTGGFADERLRLRPSQGVALILALAAEVGAGLGKGASGGTDANAPANPTNGSAATGGPRPRVTDPLAARLAELRVPATALTDAQRAWVRGAARDLLAHRGQGRVTVGARQPPLVHELAFAVDEALGNTPRLLEPVALPEGGPEALNSLRGELFDGRVDTLIITAWNPVWTAVWDSGFTQNLERVPFRLYHGLHEDETAARCTTFVPATHPFESWRDGRAPDGTVSISQPLIAPLFPGAVSEVELLSVFAGLEAQSPYELLKSLWRERAGAPSDFEARWEAWLADGVITGTQAPPARAVLDAAAVMEDALEVAGLGPFRIVQDAPDMRAMARASHLAEKPEGLELSLVLDSRLYDGRFAGNAWLQELPDPVTKLTWGNAALLSPATARALSLEKGDVARLEVLGQAVEVPVLVLPGQPDDTVTLALGHGRERVGPVGQGVGVNAYALGSRNMPWGAATVNLTRTGRHHALALTQEHWSMEGRQLALQLPHEAFHAKPQALQPLQEDGERLYPPSALLKSDRHQWAMAIDLHRCTGCSACMVACQAENNVPVVGHDGVLKSREMHWLRIDRYFLGDPDDPGFITQPVACVHCEAAPCEYVCPVNATVHSDEGLNQMVYNRCIGTRYCSNNCPYKVRRFNYLEYQQRDPLTRLRQNPDVTVRSRGVMEKCTYCVQRIERARAVARSAHRDVREGEVRTACQQACPTEAITFGDLRAPESAVRRAHEDPRHYKLLNSLGTRPRTVHLVRLKNPAPKGGA comes from the coding sequence ATGCCACTTCTGACCGACCCTCCCGCGCCGCCGGCAGTCCCAGACGCGCCCGGGACGGACGCGGTGCGTGCGTGGCGCAGCCTGGAGGAGTGGCACGCGGGAGGCCCCGTTCACGAAGCGGTCTCTCGTGAGCATCCTCCCGGCGCGACGCTTCCGCCCGAGGGCCTGGCGCGGCGCACCTTCCTGCAACTGGCGACCGCGTCCCTGGCGGCGGCGGGCTTCAGCGGGTGCTTCCGTCAGCCGCCGGAGAAGATCCTCCCCTATTCGCAGCCGCCGGAGGGGCTGACGCCCGGCGTGCCGCTGCACTTCGCCACGGGGCTGGAGTGGAACGGGCGCACGGTGGGGCTGGTGGTGGAGAGCCACGAGGGCCGGCCCACGAAGGTGGAGGGCAACCCGCTGCACCCCGCGAGCCTGGGCGCCGCGGGTGTCTTCGAGCAGGCCGCGCTGCTGGGACTCTATGACCCCGCGCGCGCGAAGACGGCGCGGCTGAACGGCGTGGAGGCCGCGTGGAGCACCGTTCGGGACGCGCTGCGCAAGCAGGCCGAGCGCGAGGATGGAGGCGCCGGGCTGCGCTTCCTGGTGGAGCCCACGGGCAGCCCGCTGGTGCAGGCGCTGTACGCGCGCATCCAGGAGCGCTTCCCCCGGGCGCGGATCATCCCCTGTGGCGCGGCCCTGGCGGACGGGCGCAGGGAGGGCACTCGGCTGGCGTACGGCAGGGTGCTGGACGTGGTGCACGACGTGGGGCGCGCGGTGGTGGTGGCGCTGGACGACGACTTCCTCTCCACGTCCCAGCCCGGCAACCTGCGCGCGGCGCGGGACTTCGTGCGCGCACGCAAGCCGGAGGCGATGAACCGGCTGTGGGTCGCGGAGAGCACGCTGACCGTCACGGGCGGCTTCGCGGACGAACGGCTGCGGCTGCGGCCGTCGCAGGGCGTCGCGTTGATACTCGCGCTGGCGGCGGAGGTGGGCGCGGGGCTGGGGAAGGGCGCATCCGGAGGCACGGACGCGAACGCTCCGGCGAACCCCACGAACGGATCCGCCGCGACAGGCGGACCGCGTCCGCGTGTGACGGATCCACTGGCCGCGAGGCTCGCGGAGCTGCGCGTTCCGGCCACCGCGCTGACGGACGCGCAGCGCGCCTGGGTGCGCGGCGCGGCCAGGGACCTGCTCGCGCACCGAGGCCAGGGCCGGGTGACGGTGGGCGCGCGGCAGCCGCCGCTGGTGCATGAGCTGGCGTTCGCGGTGGACGAGGCGCTGGGCAACACGCCCCGGCTGCTGGAGCCCGTCGCGCTTCCAGAGGGCGGCCCGGAGGCGCTGAACTCACTCAGGGGCGAGCTGTTCGATGGACGGGTGGACACGCTGATCATCACGGCGTGGAACCCGGTCTGGACGGCGGTGTGGGACTCGGGCTTCACGCAGAACCTGGAGCGCGTCCCCTTCCGCCTGTACCACGGCCTCCACGAGGACGAGACGGCAGCGCGCTGCACCACGTTCGTCCCCGCGACGCACCCGTTCGAGTCCTGGCGCGATGGCCGCGCGCCGGATGGCACCGTGTCGATTTCACAGCCGCTCATCGCGCCCCTGTTCCCCGGCGCGGTCTCAGAGGTGGAGCTCCTGAGCGTCTTCGCGGGACTGGAGGCCCAGAGCCCTTACGAGCTGCTCAAGTCCCTTTGGCGCGAACGCGCGGGGGCGCCATCGGACTTCGAGGCGCGCTGGGAGGCGTGGCTCGCGGATGGCGTCATTACCGGCACGCAGGCTCCCCCCGCGCGGGCCGTGCTGGACGCCGCCGCGGTGATGGAGGACGCGCTGGAGGTCGCGGGGCTGGGGCCCTTCCGCATCGTCCAGGACGCACCAGACATGCGGGCGATGGCGCGGGCAAGCCACCTGGCGGAGAAGCCGGAGGGCCTGGAGCTGTCGCTGGTGCTGGACTCGCGGCTGTACGACGGCCGCTTCGCGGGCAACGCCTGGCTCCAGGAGCTGCCCGACCCGGTGACGAAGCTCACCTGGGGCAACGCCGCGCTGCTCTCCCCGGCCACCGCGCGCGCCCTGTCGCTGGAGAAGGGAGACGTGGCGCGGCTGGAGGTGCTGGGGCAGGCGGTGGAGGTGCCCGTCCTGGTCCTGCCCGGCCAGCCGGACGACACGGTGACGCTGGCGCTGGGCCACGGCCGCGAGCGCGTGGGCCCGGTGGGGCAGGGCGTGGGCGTCAATGCGTACGCGCTGGGGTCCCGGAACATGCCCTGGGGCGCGGCCACCGTGAACCTCACCCGCACGGGCCGGCACCACGCGCTGGCGCTCACGCAGGAGCACTGGAGCATGGAGGGACGCCAGCTGGCGCTCCAGCTCCCGCACGAGGCCTTCCACGCGAAGCCCCAGGCACTCCAGCCGCTCCAGGAGGACGGCGAGCGGCTCTACCCGCCCTCCGCGCTGCTGAAGAGCGACCGCCATCAGTGGGCCATGGCCATCGACCTGCACCGCTGCACGGGATGCAGCGCGTGCATGGTGGCCTGCCAGGCGGAGAACAACGTGCCGGTGGTGGGGCACGACGGCGTGCTCAAGAGCCGGGAGATGCACTGGCTGCGCATCGACCGGTACTTCCTGGGCGACCCGGACGACCCGGGCTTCATCACCCAGCCCGTGGCGTGCGTGCACTGCGAGGCCGCGCCCTGCGAATACGTGTGCCCGGTGAACGCCACCGTCCACTCGGACGAGGGCCTGAACCAGATGGTCTACAACCGCTGCATCGGGACGCGGTACTGCTCCAACAACTGCCCCTACAAGGTCCGCCGCTTCAACTACCTGGAGTATCAGCAGCGAGACCCCCTCACGCGCCTGCGCCAGAACCCGGACGTCACGGTGCGCTCGCGCGGGGTGATGGAGAAGTGCACGTACTGCGTGCAGCGCATCGAACGGGCCCGCGCCGTCGCGCGCTCCGCCCACCGGGACGTGCGTGAAGGCGAGGTCCGCACCGCCTGCCAGCAGGCCTGCCCCACGGAGGCCATCACCTTCGGGGACCTGCGCGCGCCGGAGTCGGCGGTGCGCCGCGCGCACGAGGACCCCCGGCACTACAAGCTGCTCAACTCCCTGGGCACCCGGCCTCGCACGGTGCACCTGGTGCGCCTGAAGAACCCGGCGCCGAAGGGAGGCGCATGA